A single window of Gavia stellata isolate bGavSte3 chromosome 16, bGavSte3.hap2, whole genome shotgun sequence DNA harbors:
- the CD14 gene encoding monocyte differentiation antigen CD14, giving the protein MNVAVLLLLGLGLLEAEGRCFFDRAQEHCVCYNLSQESLSSIIQCLPASVVEFWGGELERYVAFPISDLNPSAIEMLGSLVIRKIVFGDLLVPEILLARVLRFFSYTQVQELVFESCIFKGRGNWAEMAGQDLPILSLHFHNVTSALLTGREQDFSSLSSWLETLQELAITGSHVTSLPCGIGRVFRALRSLDVAQNSLGDESLMPAFCEGAFPQLQVLSLQHNNLTSYHSVCKSVQLLHQLQHLDLSQNKLMADPSFSCQWPVALRIFNLSDTGLDEVLTPLPPSLEVLDMSCNHLHAVDISLSSLKKLFLSQNMLQAAPSIRNYPMLDTLHLDNNSITELPWDEVKLLGYLQDVAAADNPYNCSCSGAGGLQALAGMGHLGQGWPQDYMCHSPPRYQGRLVKDVPVSVLQCNSAAVIAPVCIALALLGVAGAVCLVRSRPGLVRPCRRV; this is encoded by the coding sequence ATGAACGTggctgttctcctcctcctggggctggggctgttgGAGGCAGAAGGCAGGTGTTTCTTCGATCGCGCTCAGGAGCACTGTGTGTGCTACAACCTGTCCCAGGAAAGCCTAAGCAGCATCATCCAGTGCCTCCCAGCCTCTGTTGTGGAGTTTTGGGGGGGAGAGCTGGAGAGATACGTAGCCTTCCCCATCAGCGACCTGAACCCCTCTGCCATTGAAATGCTGGGCTCCCTTGTCATCAGGAAAATAGTTTTTGGTGATCTCCTGGTGCCTGAGATACTCCTTGCCCGAGTCCTGAGGTTCTTCTCCTACACCCAGGTGCAGGAGCTGGTGTTTGAGAGCTGCATTTTCAAGGGGAGAGGAAACTGGGCTGAAATGGCCGGCCAGGACTTGCCCATATTGTCCCTGCACTTCCACAACGTGACATCTGCCCTGCTGACAGGCCGCGAGCAGGACTTCTCTAGTCTGAGCAGCTGGCTGGAGACCCTGCAGGAGCTGGCTATCACCGGCTCCCATGTCACCAGCCTGCCCTGTGGCATTGGAAGGGTGTTCAGAGCTCTGCGCTCCCTGGACGTGGCACAAAACAGCCTTGGGGATGAGAGCTTGATGCCTGCCTTTTGCGAGGGGGCTTTCCCTCAGCTCCAGGTGCTGAGTCTGCAACACAACAACCTGACATCCTACCACAGCGTGTGCAAAAGTGTGCAGCTGCTGCATCAGCTCCAGCATTTAGATCTCAGCCAGAACAAGCTCATGGCAGACCCATCCTTTTCCTGCCAGTGGCCAGTGGCCCTCCGAATTTTTAACTTGTCTGACACTGGCTTGGATGAAGTCCTCACACCTCTGCCTCCCAGTCTAGAAGTGTTGGACATGAGCTGCAACCACCTCCATGCTGTAGACATCTCCCTCAGCTCCCTGAAGAAGCTCTTCCTGAGCCAAAACATGCTGCAGGCTGCCCCCTCCATCAGGAATTACCCCATGTTGGACACCCTCCACCTAGACAACAACTCGATTACAGAGCTACCGTGGGATGAGGTGAAGCTCCTGGGGTACCTGCAGGATGTGGCTGCAGCTGACAACCCCTACAACTGCTCatgctctggggctggggggctccAGGCGCTGGCGGGCATGGGGCACcttgggcagggctggccccaggACTACATGTGTCACTCTCCCCCTCGCTACCAGGGCAGACTGGTGAAGGACGTGCCGGTCTCAGTGCTGCAGTGTAACAGTGCTGCAGTGATTGCCCCTGTCTGTATTGCCCTCGCCCTGCTTGGCGTGGCCGGGGCTGTCTGCCTGGTCAGATCCAGGCCCGGGCTTGTCCGGCCCTGCCGCAGAGTGTGA